Proteins encoded by one window of Panicum virgatum strain AP13 chromosome 7N, P.virgatum_v5, whole genome shotgun sequence:
- the LOC120680977 gene encoding uncharacterized protein LOC120680977 → MAQNQKTLRQFSAPSSSHIPVGLNQDQAGNDGFELKTRLVNMVQSSLFCGKASEDANAHLQNFLEVSSTINSKGTMLDNVRLWLLPFSLLGKAKTWFYTNKEAFTTWDACSNAFLAKYFLVGKTNALRKRISGIQQLSDETIPEVWKRLQDYIAACPHHGMEEWLIIQNFIHGLTQQAQDHVDATVGGSFLSLNVSRATTLIDKIASNRSWKGERQPARPKGVHQIDSVDMLAAKMDLLMNKLESPHQEVNQIMESRMTCETCGKTGHSGNACPLSQEDANLVGNNNSNNSGFHPQQGWNSKPNLPFGQQQGMNFNNNSFQPTLKDLVYSQKQINDNISKKLLANDKILETLAAQLEDFNSVIKN, encoded by the coding sequence ATGGCTCAGAACCAGAAGACTCTTCGTCAGTTCTCAGCCCCGTCCAGCAGCCACATTCCTGTTGGACTGAATCAAGACCAAGCCGGCAATGACGGTTTTGAGTTAAAGACTAGACTAGTGAACATGGTCCAATCAAGTCTATTCTGCGGCAAGGCATCTGAGGATGCCAATGCtcatctccagaactttctaGAGGTGAGTAGTACTATCAACTCCAAAGGTACTATGTTGGATAACGTCCGCCTTTGGCTATTGCCGTTCTCATTACTCGGGAAGGCCAAGACATGGTTCTACACCAACAAGGAGGCATTTACTACATGGGATGCTTGTTCCAATGCATTCTTGGCCAAGTATTTTCTagtgggcaagaccaatgcccttCGGAAAAGAATTTCTGGAATTCAGCAACTCTCGGATGAGACCATCCCAGAAGTTTGGAAACGCCTCCAGGATTACATcgcagcatgcccacaccacggcatggaggAATGGCTGATCATTCAGAATTTCATCCATGGCCTGACTCAGCAAGCTCAGGACCACGTTGATGCAACAGTGGGTGGTTCGTTCCTCTCTCTTAATGTTTCAAGAGCGACAACACTGATTGACAAGATTGCTTCCAACCGGagttggaaaggagaaaggcagcCAGCCAGACCCAAGGGAGTTCACCAGATCGACAGTGTCGATATGCTGGCCGCCAAAatggatcttctcatgaatAAGCTGGAATCTCCACACCAGGAGGTCAACCAGATTATGGAGTCTCggatgacatgtgaaacatgtggcaagactgggcactcgggcaATGCTTGCCCATTATCTCAAGAGGACGCGAACTTAGTTGGAAACAACAACTCCAATAACTCAGGATTCCACCCTCAGCAGGGTTGGAATTCgaagcccaacctccccttcggtcaacaacaaggtATGAACTTCAACAATAACAGTTTTCAGCCCACACTAAAAGACCTAGTTTACAGCCAAAAACAAATTAATGATAACATTAGTAAGAAGCttcttgctaatgataaaattttggagACCTTGGCCGCCCAACTAGAGGACTTTAATTCTGTTATTAAAAACTAG